AGGAACTAGTTTCGGTTAACACTACGATAAACCACGGAAAAACTTTATCTGATTATTTCTGCCCgttggcactttttctgtccgccctcagatcttaaaaactacagaggctagagggctgcaaattggtatgttgatcgtctaccctccaaacatcaaacataccaaattgcagccctctagcctcagtagtttttattttatttaaggttaaagctagctataatcgtgcatctggcaactatacagggtaggccgcggctcatacagcattataccgagaccaccgaaagatagatctattttcggtggccttgattatacgatgtacagaaaactcgattgcgccgaagaaatttcgtctcattttttacttatttaataattttctgtatttcccgtttccttctctttcttatttccagtgaacaccatattctttgaaaacttcaatttcaagtcaatggcctctgtgggcttgttccaaatgtaTGGGGTTCacctttcgaataataataataataataataataataataataataataataataataataataataataataagtgactaAATCAGtggtaaatgttaatttttatttgcttagtaTAGTGTCTGGCAAAGTTCTTTTATCAAAACtgctttctttttaattagaTATCTTTCTATAGCGAAAGATGACGGCATGGGGaagaccattttctctctctctctctctctctctctctctctctctctctctctctctctctctctgtctggggATGTATATGTCAACTTTCTTTGTCTTGAGATCTAATAGCACTGTAGGTATGACTTTCCTTTAATGGTAATTATACGTATGTGCtagcaagtgtttttttttttattattatatctgtcAGCATTTACTTGGAAAAAGTCAATGGCAGAGCTTTCCTGAAACAGTCATATTACACAATAGTTATACGTAATTTCAAGGCTTGTTAATGGGGTATCAAAAGTGGTCGATAGGGGGCCCCCTGGGGGTTCTTTGGGACAATTGAAATGGTCGATAAATTCATGGGGGTCAAAATGGGGTTGATAATTGCTGTTTTTAATTCGGCGTCAACAGCTGGCATTCGTTTAAGAAATACGtaaaataatatgagaaaaataattttttcatgaatatttgttatttatgtactATTAgtctttattgtcattttattttataatgtgcAATGGAACATAATTAAGgtaatgtgataataatttatctttactTAGAATCCCCACGGATAACGTGACTGGCCTTTCATTTACGTAGataatattctcttatttttagtgATGGTTGATGAAtgtgttattcattattcacttgTAATAACATTAGGAAACATTTCATCCTAGCCCTAGCTGTATCTTGAATGCTGGCTGTGGTAACGGAaggatgctattattattattattattattattattattagtagtagtagtagtagtagtagtattagtagtagtagtagtagtagtagtagtagtagtagcttgTACACAAATGCTTCTAGTGTATAGGAAGGGGGAGTAGAATTTGGAGAACGTAATGCCAAAGGGAATCTCACAGAGATacagtaattaaagaaatattatccCGTCCGTATGATGTCACAAACTTCAAATTCCAGTCATGTGTGGTATCCACTTATAGTATTCTAAAGTGAACTCACTATGCAATGAAACTTTCTGATTTATGATCATGAGACTGAAAGTTTAATTCTGAATTAAGACGGCTGTCAATCAGTGCAAAACTTTTCAGTTTTGTAAAactatttatataaatctattgtgtatttatataaatcgTTTCTGGTGAAACGAATGTTCTGTATAACAAAGAGTTTCTATCGGCTAGACTTGATGGGTTACCAGTCAGAGTATTGCAACGAAGTTTCTTTAATGATtggtgtatgtttatatatattttttcgcaATACGCCTTTCTAACGCCACCTCAGGAAAGGGCATGCCAGAAGCTGCTACCATTCTGAGTTCCTTTTGGGGTGAGGTAGCTAGCCCCACACCCTACCCCAAAGAtgtttaaggatatatatatgtgtatatatacatgtgtgtgtatttatatatatatatatatatatatatatatatatatatatatatatatatatatatatatatatatatatatatataagagttttaAATTGacgatatattttttaaatctgtattttctctgtatttaGCTAAATGTAAATACAGGTGCATTTCTTTACAACTGATACCTGTCCTGTAGCAGcttaccttttaagaaaaaaaaagtttgtaatgcATCAAGAAAGTCAGACTGTACGGACTctgaaatagaagagagagagagagagagagagagagagagagagagagagagagagagactctaggaATTTGGGGAGGTAAGCAAAGACGGTAACTTCCTGTGTATGTATACCAGAACCAAGTGGCCACTTACCATCTGCTGTTTGCTTGTACAgtgagcctgcctctctctctctctctctctctctctctctctctctctctctctctctctctctctctctctctcatccgataCACCCACCTGTCAACCGAACTTTATTCATCCATCCTACTTTTGAGCCTTGAGGCAACGCCAGTCGGAAGTTATATGAAAAAGAGGGAAGACTATGATTGCCCTCCGGCCATCACTTGTTCTGCAGTTTGATAAAGTATTGTTGGTGGAATGGTCAAACTTCGGAAGCTTTTTATTCTTCGCCTTTATTTCATTGTAAGAGGAGCGAGGGTATATACGGAATTTATTTCACAAATCGTTTCATGATTTAGTTTATCCCtgcgtttcataatttttttttttttttttttttttttttttttgagcagggTATTTATCACGCGAATGTTTAACGTTTTTCGAGTCAGAATATAGGAAAAGGATTTCCCGATTCAGAATTGTGTAGACACACTCGGACACAAAGAAGATATGAATGAGGCATTTGTTTCTACTGGGAAACAGTATGAACgagcaaaataatattaatttatcagCAGCTAGAAAGTTGATTGGAAGTATAAATCCCGTAACTCAGTAACATGTATGTTATTCTTGAATAAAATACCtacatttaaatacattaaatacattgaATTTCAGCTTTTGCCAATGGCTGACTTAGACGCAATGCCTGCTAGTTCATGTCATGCTTGAAAGTCATTAGACtcttctgtattattttttttaatatcttttcaaattcCATTTGTCTTCATTTGCCATTAAGAAATGAGGGCTTTTTTTTAAGTGGGACTATTAGTATCACTGTAAAATACTTATTGGAGGTGATATAAACTCCAATTGcttcaagttttcttttgaatAGTGAATCAACACGTAGGTAAATTCTCCATTAGTATACACTTACTCCTGATATAGGCTATTGCTTGTCTAGGTAAGTACTTTCTTAAGGTCAATGTTCTGGTATAATTTCTGCCATTTAACGAGTGAAACCAAGCTTTTTGTGACAACACAGAAGCGTATAACTGACGGTCATTGAATACTGACTTGCTCCTAGCAAAGTCACCTTCAAATTATCGTGTCATATCTCTCGTCTTATTCCGTAAAATTCTTAGAATTTCTAAAATTCTTGGAATTTCTAAAATTCTTAGAATTTCTTGCCGAGTTCTTGCAGTTTGTCAGTGACATTCCATAGGGGTTGGAATTTTTCCCAagaccccctctccccccttttttATGCCAAATTCTAAAGAAAGTTTCACTTCTGAATTCGTCAGGCCTGAGGACAGGAAGTCCGGAGGGCTTAAGTCCCAGATATGGAAGGGCATTATTGCTACAGTTTGTATGGCATTGTCCCCCTCAATTCTTTCAACAATAAGAAGTACCTGTATGTAACTGCGTGGAAATACTTTTCAGAAATGCCGCTTTTGTAAATAATAGAACGATTGACGTGAATATACTTATCGATGAACAGAAGTCAACGTAAGTAACAATTTCTGAGAAATGTACAAGtccctggcttttttttttttttgccgtgtaAATTACACAGGATTTTATTGATCAATGACCTCAAATCGTcaatataaaaaatcagaaataaattttgttcagAATTGTTCATGGAAGGTTGAAATGTGTAGTCCTATTCGTAATTTTctactgtaatttttctttcattttcattttctttatatatatatattgcatatatatatatatatattatatatatgcgtgtgtttgtgtatatatatatatatatatatatatatatatatacatatatatatatatatatatatatatatatatatatatatatatatatatatatatatatatataagatctcaCCGTATTTGTAAAACGTTACACGATCAAACATACCACACGTGATTTCACGTCGACTGACTTAATTGTCCCTCCCCCTGCAACTTTCTCTCGAAATTATTGGTGGCCGGAGAGATGCTGCTGCAAAAATCTTTTTCGGGAGAAGCTTTTCGAGGCCGAGATAAATTCCCTCTGACATCCAGCTCGGGCTGGACGGAGttcagaagctctctctctctctctctctctctctctctctctctctctctctctctctctctctctctctccaattcatttgaaacatTTCGGGGTCTGACCCGCAATAATATCGCGGATTGAAAATCCCGAACGCTCGGCGGGCGGAGAAACCGCAAAGCTTTTAACCTAAAGTTTCTTTTTACCCAGACTTTCTGTGGATCATTTTCGTtgcggcctttttttttatatatttttttcacttaagcCGTCGTAGATGTGACGTTAATTGAGAGGATTACGAGACACTTTTCCTGGCGTCGGAATGAACACGTATCCTTTTTTTATAACGAAATTGGGAAATTTTAGATTCGATCTTATTCAGAATGACATGAGGAGTAAGACATATCGGTTATGGTGCAATGTTTATTAAGTATAATCTTACTCACAGAAGGTGCAAACGGGCTTCCATATTAATCTTTTAACATCGCCGtataatataaaaagattctTGGATTAAAAAGGAATCAACAGTAAcgttaggaatggaatatagaactaGGCCATAggccagcactgggacctgtgaggtcattcagcgctggaaagaaaaccgacggtaaaaaggtttgaaagtgtaaccggaggaaaacctcgcggctgcactatgaaataattgcttGGAGAAGGAGGATAActggatggaagaaagataatatgaatggaggtacagtaaaatgaatgaaaggggttgcagctaggggccgaagggacgctgcaaagaacctttagtaattttACTTGTGACCAGATTCCAAATTTATTCTTGGCTTTGAAAAGAATCGGCGAGTTTTCTACTGAAAGGTCAAAGTAAATGAATTGCCtctattatttatgtatgtattcatgatttttttcccagtgatatttttacatttgatttttacCGGAAGAGTAGAAATGAATATCGAATAGATATTgctctttctagttttctgacTTTAAAGTATGTTTGTAGATTGTAATGTTTCGTTTACTAACTTTtgaaactttataataataataataataataataataataataataataataataagaagaagaagaagaagaagaagaagaagaagaatatataataataataatgtttatttagaAGCCGTGGTTGTTATAATATTaaggcaatgaaaaaataaaacttaaaataaaaatagtaaaactcCCTCCAGCCTTCTGCCGTTCCACCTGCTCGCTTCCATCCTTGGTCtcacccccccaaccccgcccctaCCCCACCACGACCCCCCCCTCCTCCTACAACAGTGGCCCTTGTGATGTGGTCAGAAGCGGGCATGGGACGAAGGGTAGGGGTTAGGATAGGAAGTCCTGCCACTACTTCCCTCCCTTGTGGGGGCCATTTAGTAAATAATTGGAGCTATTGTTGAAACTCTTGACTCGAAGGTCTGAGCTGATGTTACCCATGGGAAAACGAATCCATGTAAGCCTAAAAAGTTTAAGAAAGTTATTACGCCCGAGATTACTTGCCTTATTAAAGTATTAGGCGGATCGGATTTTATTGGGGAAAGTCGAGGGGTCACGGCGCAATTCCGGGCTTTGATATCGCTCTTCCTGGTGGGGATTGCAACGCGATTTCCCTTTAACTTTGTGattctgggtaaaaaaaaaaaaaaaataaaaattgcgccgaagtttcttcggcacaatcgagttttctgtacagccgctactacAGTGTACagcataatcaaggctaccgaaaatagatattctgtctttcgatggtctccgtataatgctgtataagccacggcactgtggtggtctatcctgtatggttgccagaagcacgattatggcaactttaaacttaaatagaataaaaactactggggctagagggctgcaatttggtatgtttgatgattagagggtggatgatcaacatatcaatttgcagtcctctagcctcagtagtttttaagatctgagggcggacagaataaagtgcggacggacagacgaaaccggcacaatagttttcttttagagaaaactaaaatgggagaATTTTACTTCTGTTTGGGCCATGTTGTCAAGTAAAAGTTTTCCCTCGATAACCACAACTGTTTGTCCTGTTATTATTACTCCGGATACGTTCCCTCTATCCGTTTGTTTATTTTAAGTCAGACACTCTTTCTAGATTTACCCTTGAAGGTGTTCCAGAATGAAGCTCGGTAACAAATTATTTAGAATGAGTTGTATTTGGTCAAATCACCTTTAAATTCTGTTCGACAGATGAATGATATTGAGTAGTGGTAGAGACCTAAGTATTCCATTATCTTCACCTGATAACATAATATCCATCTTGACATGTTGGTCAGTAGAGATTATAATTTGCTATTTTATAGTTGGTGAGAAATGGAGCGTATTAGTGAAGCGTAAAAATATTGCTGTAACTATTTTTTCTTAGCCGCTTATTCCCtttattgaattttgttatttccgtGTTTGTTAGTCATGTGGCTGTTCATTCGAGCTTATCAGTTGCTGTTTTATAGTTGTTTAGAAGTGGAGCGTATTAGTGAGGCACgaaatattgtcattatttttccagcCGAGTTATTGGctctatttagttttatttccttgctCGAGAATATGAATTGTTATTTGACAGGTGGTGAGAAATGGACCGTATTAGCGAAGTGTAAAACTTGACTGTAACTTTTCTCAAGCTGACTTATCTCACAGGACAGTTACTGGCACATAATTCAAAGTCCTCCTGAGCAGGTCCCTTAACCGATAGCTCAGGGAACCAACTTCTTATGcagatggggaagggaagggcagTCATGCGCCCTTATCTAGACTGGAGcctttatgcaaaataaaaagaacggCCGAGATTACAAGCAAAGTGGGACGTAATCCCTAAGCAGGGCATGACTGTAAATTTAGAAGATCTCTTGTCTTTAAATGTGTGTAATTATTAGATAGCAAAAATCAGATTCAGGCGTTTCTTTGTTGTGTGATGTTTATGCGAGATGAAATTGCACTACCAGCTTGCcagagtaacaaaaaaaaaaagtgacgtcaGTCAGTATAGTAGAGTTTTCTTTTCGATATTCTGAGTAACTcgatgtcttattttttttattgttgggataatttttcattatacatgATTTCCCtgttttttcatggtttttcacgtgaataattattccaatccTGTAACagtctgatgaatatatattcaaagtggcaaatatttttaaacattttaagctcatacagagagagagagagagagagagagagagagagagtagtttttcAGTGCACATCCAACGTCCCAACATCAAATACTTTTTGCCACCGAAATTGACGGAGCCCGTGTTTTCACCTGTGTATCGCATATTAACTAATTTACAGCAGATAAAACTTAGTTGACATAGTCTTAAGTTAACAATCATAAGATCATCAAGGTATGGGAGATATCGGCTCAGCGCTGACGGcttgttgccatggaaaccgtTTCATTTCTTATAAAGGAAGGAATTTTTGGGGAAATTTGGATGTTTCAGAATGCAGCACGTAGAACTGCTATCCTTTTCATACTGAAGATCACATGGTTAGATCAGAGTCTCGGTGTCTTTATGTCAGTCTCCTTTATATCAGCTCAACGAGCAGGTACTGATGGCTTAATATCTTATTTTAAGGTGACCGAGATATCAGTGGTCAAGGTCTAAATTCAAACTCGGATTTAGAAACCAAGAAATACAAGGCTGTGAAAATATGTTTCATACATATTGACGAAGAAAATGATGCAAATATAAGTTATCTGCATCTGTTACCATGCTCCTAAAGTTATTGTTAATAGGCATACGCACAGATACAACcgtttagtttcatttatttacagtaaggCAGATCATGTGAGCAGgttttcagcttttcatttcattatatatatactgtatatatatgtgtgtgtgtgtgtatatatataatttataaataaatatatatatatatatatatatatatatatatatatatatatatgtatgtatatagtatatatgtacgtatatatttatgcatgcatgcgtgcatgtatgtatgcatgtgtatatatatgtttgcttgtatatgtatatgtgcatgcatgtatgcttTTCCGAGTGTAAATCATATACATTTACAGACTTAACAAATTTTATCTTTCCACTGTACGTGGCCTTatgaaaaaaactattaatataaaacaacaatggttTCTTGCCGTTCTTCGTCGCCGCAGTATTTATCGTTATcatctttcaaagaatatgatatataattgGACTTAAGTTAAAATACCTAATATTGCAAAACCGAGTTGTCTTTGTTTTACAGTGTTATTTGTGTGTACCAGAAAGATCGTTTCCCGTAATGCTGATAACAGTTCTTTTTAACATATGGCGGCTCATGTCATTCGCTGAGGGACGTTGTGAGATCATTACAGGGTTCTCGTTTTTGTCAATCTCCATTATTACTTTGTCGCTGTCCCCATATGGCGCTTCCAGTATCTTTCAGTCTGTTATTATATTAATGTCTGAACTACCATTGAAATGTTGCATGAGTGGAGcgagttttgtttttctaattgtGCTGGTAAATCATTCGATATAGAAATGTCTCTTCGTTTGGTTTAATTCAGCCCAAAAATAGAAAGCAACTTCTGCCAAATAGTCCTCTCAAAAACCTTCGTGACAAGAAGCAAGGTGCATACTCCCTTTTTTTCCGTTCACGGTAAAAATACCGTAACTCTCTTATTTATCTCGTGGATCAATATCAAAGTAACTACAATGAATGTCACTCAAAAAACATCGTTAATAACCACCCACTGAGATGGCAGCACTTACGGGTTAACTTGGGGACACTGCGCTGCCCAGCGATTTCAGCATCTCGGTCCAGATGCCCCAAGTACCAGACTTCCTTCTCCGCGAGGTTAGATTCGGTCAAGCAGCGAGTCCTTCCTTATTGCTCATGTTCATACAGGCGGAAATTGTTAGACAGGAAGCACCACGTGACCGCGATAATTAAGAGGCTATACCTGGGAGACTCCGTGGGTGTACATCTTAATGATATGGTAGAGGAAGTAAACGACGGTGGCCAAATGCAGAATTACATAGGTGGTATCAGGGGCAGCTGTGGTCCAAAGGCGCCATTGGGTCCCCGATAGTCACTGATACGAGAAAATGCAAAAGTCGATGGCCTCCAAGAAGAACTTTGCAAAACAGAGAAGGGGTTTCGGAGACACACGCCTTTAATTTGCCAGAGCAGTTCCCAATTTCATGAGACGGAGGCGAATTTCTCCGGGCACGCATTGGACAGTCAGTTTTTCCTTAATGGCAGATTTGGAGACAGTTCATGCAGCGCAAGGAAAAGCAGACACGCTTTGGTTGTCAGTCTTATCATGACCAAATTACTTTGGATTCTGtgttagaaaaacataaatttttttgtatcacaTGTAAATGGCAAACTTGGAGACATTCATTTCATTCAGCATAATGAAAAGCCATCATAAACTTTAGCTGTTATTCTTATACATCAACAAAATCAAATTGCTTGGAACatagtgaaggaaaaatataaatttttatcatgtataaaaaataaggtccaaaatGACCAAATTACTTTGTAATCTGtataggggaaaaataaattttgattaaatataaaatgaagttccaaaataaccaaattattttgtactctgtataagaaaaacataacttttttatcatatactcgtataaaaatgaagttctgaaataaccaaattattttgtactctgtatgataaaaacaaattcttatcatgtatatacagaaatgaaGTTCCGAGATCCATCTCCAAAAAACTATGCTCGTTTCAAGTGTTtgagtaaaatgaaagaatttatcaTTTGAATGCCAAACAATTTCCAGTTTTAGTCCCCGTGTTGAAGTGGAAAGGTTCCCTCGTAGCCCGTAAGCTTTGTAacgctttttatttctttgcacgTTTGTTGTCGTGagatttttctctctgtctctcttctgtaTCTGCTATCTTTTTTGAAGTTGCATGTGATGAAAAATCGGTGCCTTGGAAAGTCTTAGTAATGTAATGGAGCTTGGTAAACAGTTGCCAAATTGAGTGTGCTTTGGCAATGAccggatcttctctctctctctctctctctctctctctttctctctctcttacacatatatgtatacatacatacatatacacgcaccatatatatatatatatatatatatatatatatatatatatatatatatatatatatatgtatatatatatatatatgtatacacacatctgAACCACATATTTATGTATCGATGCATGTTAATATATGCAGATTCACCCACGCAGCAGTCTTCTCATTGAATATGGATGTATGAACACAAGGGTATGATATCTAGAGTCTGTTCTCCATTGCTAATGTGATACAGAAACAAAGTGTTATCCCGGCAAAACTTGTACAAGCAAAACTGCTGAGTGTTGCAAGCACCACGGTGCTTTCATCCCTCTGTGCCAATCACATCACGCTTGTTGAATGCGAGATCATTTGAACGTAATATCTAGGATTTCATCTGAATACCGCTGCCTTTGTAGTCATATAGTCATGTATGCAtacatccatcatcatcatcatcattgtcatcatcatcatcatcatcatcatcatcatcatcatcagacaTTTAATCTTTGCTTTCATCCTTGCCAGTCAGACTCTGGGTATGAGAtgtggtgtttgtgtgtttacctGATTGAAGGATAACCTGTGGTTGATTACCCATTTGAGGGCGTTCAGTCGTTAAGATAGGATTGCTTGGTGTGTTTCAGGGACTTGCGATACTGAGCTGGTGTTAAAATTCAGAATTCCTTACATCGATATGTATTTACAGTcaaactatatatactgtatataaacatatatatttatgtgtgtgtgcgtgtgtgtgtgtgtacacacgcacacaaacaaaacgTCTGGCACAGATACGGGAAAACACCCATTATTACATGACTACCATTTCATAATTAAATCCGAATGATTGTTCGATGTTTTCCCAGACTTTTACAGAATTTCAGttgttatctttttaataattacgtgttttttttcagttggctgaagaggaccgtcgtGCAAACTGTCGAAAGCtcccatttttaatcatttttgtattttgataaataccgactctctcatatacataactatggattctTACTATTTCCGGTCACGGCATGGTGATGCAACATAGACATATCAGGCTAATATATTTGCATACTTGATCATTCTCTCCCCAAAAATTCTACGATTAAAGATTCGAAAAGAAccaaaacagaatataaatacCAGAATTCACTTTGACTTTACGCTCAGAATTTCCCCAACCCTTAAACACATCGAACACCTGCCAGGGAAAAATATGCCCTTGAGGGGAAATTGCCTCTTACAGTATGCATTGGGCTGTGGTTTCTGGCGCAAAGGTGAAATTCCTTTTCGTATTATCATATGTCACCATTTTGCAACCATTTTGCAACTTGCAGTgcacataatattttttattccgaatattttttttttatcccgtgtCGGTAACTAGCGTGCAtcttataaaattctctctctctctctctctctctctctctctctctctctctctctctctctctctctctctctctcgttggattTTTAATCCgtaatattaaaaggaaatttccTATTTATTGTCTTGGTAGATTAGTCTTTTGTCAGACTTTTGAATGGgtctttttaaaacttattttgggCAGTTATTAATGTACCCAATCAGTCTTTCGTCTCCTGTGGACAAATGCAATTTTTTATTAGATCGCAACCTATCCTTTAATGCCAAATGATTtgacatgattttatttttttacttcccgTTCTTGGTGCTGAacgtttttattatgtatttcttttattattttaacttataaCATACTGTGTTTGGTGGTAAGCAAtcctttttataaatttattttcgttttctgttgtGCGCCTTATAACCTTTCCCATAAATGACGATGAAATTTCatttgtcaatctctctctctctctctctctctctctctctctctctctctctctctctctctctctctctctctctcttatatatatatatatatatatatatatatatatatatatatatatatatatatatatatatatataagtatataatataataataatatataaatatatatatgtgtgtgtgtgtacagcctGCACAATTTTCTTGGATCATTGTTTTTTACTAAGATTACGATTTTATCACGGGGAAATTGATATATGTATTATTAAGTCAATTTTAGTTGAAATTATGTTACCATTTTACACTTTACACTAAATTGTTGTTCCCTGCTCTTTCCAGGCAGTGACAGATTGGCCCGCCGCAATCATGGTGGGCGGGGATCGGCGGCACCCCCTTCTGGCTCAGCTGCCCTCTGCCACCCAGCACCAACCAACCTCCAGCGCCCACAGGTCCCAACACATCGTGGGCGTCCCGAGCGTTGGAGTGCCTGGCGTGGGCGTGAAGTTGATGCAGGAGCCAGGATTTGCCGCCAACGACTCTCATCTGTACGCGCGGGACCTTCAGATGGGAATGAGATACCGAGGGGACTCTTCTCGTCACCCCGAAAGTTTCCTGAGCCACGGGATTCGATACCCTCCTCCCC
This DNA window, taken from Macrobrachium rosenbergii isolate ZJJX-2024 chromosome 4, ASM4041242v1, whole genome shotgun sequence, encodes the following:
- the LOC136838375 gene encoding uncharacterized protein isoform X2: MRAFIRDHRTMAVTDWPAAIMVGGDRRHPLLAQLPSATQHQPTSSAHRSQHIVGVPSVGVPGVGVKLMQEPGFAANDSHLYARDLQMGMRYRGDSSRHPESFLSHGIRYPPPLGAALTQGKVPLAPEEELRRHRTLSPGSQNAAAASTFFAR
- the LOC136838375 gene encoding uncharacterized protein isoform X1, with the translated sequence MVGGDRRHPLLAQLPSATQHQPTSSAHRSQHIVGVPSVGVPGVGVKLMQEPGFAANDSHLYARDLQMGMRYRGDSSRHPESFLSHGIRYPPPLGAALTQGKVPLAPEEELRRHRTLSPGSQNAAAASTFFARYGGESGQPLSFVVAVFSFLHLDLVTVGFYGIRITSLSFLY